In a genomic window of Helianthus annuus cultivar XRQ/B chromosome 10, HanXRQr2.0-SUNRISE, whole genome shotgun sequence:
- the LOC110885854 gene encoding glutamate receptor 2.8: MDMTSRVGKEARVAMEIAVEDFNTKTQTNMTLYTRNSKGKVVQAIQDAINLINTYKVEAILGLQNLEEVLSVGEIGSNAQIPTLSLLDSVPQWALDRLPFLVQASPSQVAQMKAFVAIMESCGWNQFTLIYEDINSASIQVIPHLMEAIKESSVQMSNIINLSPLTSSSFLEQLERIKSQQCRVFLVHTSLETGISLFQSAQNMSMMESGYVWITTNLITDLLHTANPSTFLTMEGVVGLGSFFPDRGSWFLDFSTKFQTKFKIEQPEEENNMPGIFAVQAYDATWIAALTLSEKNTSGQNFMDAVSSQSFAGISGEVRFINRKPAASHVFHIINVVGKYYGQLGFWSEGLGFSEVVNDRATYNNSLQNLGHIFWPGRPLHTPTGGVVPSTVNPLRVGVPVMAMFKKFVEVKYDNRLHKYTYTGYSIELFKETVRRLPYYVPYEFHHFNGTYDSLVEQVYLKNFDAVVGDVSVVSWRYQYAEFTHPYTETGLVMIVPVSPYHGQWLFVKPFTLGMWALTIIVNIYCGFVVWLIERNNSPELQGSSLNQTGVLFCLVFTRMFYTNVENVNSNLTRVTTVAWLFAAIIIGQCYTASLTSMLTVRRLIPKVTDCETLKNSNAIVGYDKGSQVGSYLVDVLGFKHENIRSFTSPEEYVHALGNKEIAAVFLAAPYAKLFLSKYCKRFTTAGTTYAEGGFAFAFSKGSPMLPDFTKALLNVSESGTLREIEKRMLGSEHCVDQEAIQDEYERLGLGSFWSLFLLAGGTSTVALAIYVIQNLCQLERSLVTIISDARKFCVHRRKRLSRKVSDVESAESPNAQEIT; this comes from the exons ATGGATATGACATCTAGAGTGGGCAAAGAGGCTAGAGTTGCCATGGAAATTGCAGTCGAAGATTTCAACACAAAAACACAGACAAATATGACACTTTACACAAGAAACTCCAAAGGAAAGGTCGTTCAAGCAATCCAAGACG CCATCAATCTTATTAACACATACAAAGTGGAAGCAATTTTGGGGTTACAGAACTTGGAAGAAGTGCTTTCAGTTGGAGAGATTGGCAGCAATGCCCAAATACCAACACTCTCTCTTCTTGATTCGGTTCCTCAATGGGCTCTAGATCGTTTACCCTTCCTCGTTCAAGCATCACCTTCTCAAGTTGCTCAAATGAAAGCTTTCGTCGCGATTATGGAATCTTGTGGATGGAATCAATTTACTTTAATATATGAAGACATCAATTCAGCATCCATTCAAGTGATCCCACATCTTATGGAAGCCATCAAAGAATCTAGTGTACAAATGAGCAATATCATAAACCTTTCACCTTTAACTTCTTCCTCATTTTTGGAACAGCTTGAAAGGATCAAGTCACAGCAATGCCGAGTGTTTTTGGTTCACACATCTTTAGAAACCGGCATTAGCCTTTTTCAAAGTGCACAGAATATGAGTATGATGGAAAGTGGTTATGTGTGGATCACAACAAATTTAATTACAGATCTTCTCCATACCGCGAATCCATCTACCTTTTTAACGATGGAAGGCGTTGTGGGACTGGGGAGTTTCTTCCCGGACAGGGGCTCATGGTTTCTTGATTTTAGCACAAAGTTTCAGACAAAGTTTAAGATTGAGCAGCCAGAAGAAGAGAACAACATGCCTGGGATTTTTGCAGTGCAGGCGTATGATGCTACATGGATCGCGGCCTTAACATTGAGTGAAAAGAACACGAGTGGGCAAAATTTTATGGATGCGGTGTCATCACAATCTTTTGCTGGCATAAGCGGTGAAGTTCGATTCATTAACCGAAAACCAGCTGCATCACATGTGTTTCACATTATTAATGTGGTAGGAAAATACTATGGACAACTTGGGTTCTGGTCAGAAGGACTTGGTTTTTCTGAGGTTGTGAATGATAGGGCAACATATAATAACTCTTTGCAGAATTTGGGTCATATCTTTTGGCCCGGAAGACCATTGCATACTCCGACAGGAGGGGTTGTTCCCAGTACTGTCAATCCTTTGCGAGTTGGTGTGCCAGTGATGGCCATGTTTAAGAAATTTGTGGAAGTGAAATACGATAATCGGCTTCATAAGTACACTTACACCGGATATTCAATTGAGCTTTTCAAAGAGACCGTTAGACGCTTGCCATATTACGTTCCATATGAATTTCACCACTTCAATGGTACATATGATTCCTTGGTGGAGCAAGTGTATCTGAAG AATTTTGATGCGGTAGTTGGTGACGTCTCGGTAGTGTCATGGAGATATCAGTATGCCGAGTTCACACATCCGTACACAGAAACCGGTTTGGTGATGATTGTACCCGTTTCACCATACCATGGACAATGGTTGTTTGTAAAGCCTTTCACATTAGGCATGTGGGCTCTAACAATTATTGTTAATATCTACTGTGGCTTTGTGGTATGGCTTATTGAGCGGAATAACAGTCCTGAACTTCAAGGCTCCTCACTGAATCAAACTGGAGTTCTTTTCTGTTTAGTCTTCACTAGAATGTTTTACACAAATG TTGAAAACGTCAATAGTAATTTGACAAGAGTGACAACCGTCGCATGGCTCTTTGCGGCGATAATAATTGGTCAGTGTTACACTGCCAGCCTCACCAGCATGCTCACTGTTAGAAGGCTGATACCTAAAGTAACTGATTGTGAGACATTGAAGAATTCAAATGCTATTGTGGGGTATGACAAAGGATCTCAAGTGGGAAGTTATTTGGTGGATGTCTTGGGTTTCAAGCACGAAAACATAAGAAGCTTCACTTCTCCTGAAGAATATGTTCATGCCCTTGGAAACAAAGAAATCGCAGCGGTTTTTCTTGCGGCTCCATATGCTAAACTATTTCTTTCCAAGTACTGCAAGAGGTTCACCACAGCTGGGACTACATATGCAGAAGGGGGATTTGCATTT GCATTTTCAAAAGGTTCTCCAATGCTTCCTGATTTTACGAAGGCCCTACTAAATGTGTCCGAAAGCGGCACTCTCCGAGAAATAGAGAAAAGAATGCTTGGTTCCGAGCACTGTGTAGACCAGGAAGCAATTCAAGATGAATATGAACGTTTGGGTCTTGGTAGCTTTTGGTCACTTTTTCTTCTAGCAGGTGGCACATCAACTGTTGCTCTTGCCATTTATGTCATACAAAATCTTTGCCAGCTTGAGAGAAGCCTCGTCACTATTATTTCAGATGCCAGAAAATTCTGTGTGCATCGAAGGAAACGACTCTCTAGGAAAGTCAGTGACGTAGAAAGTGCTGAAAGTCCAAATGCACAAGAAATAACTTGA